A window of the Dyadobacter pollutisoli genome harbors these coding sequences:
- a CDS encoding IPT/TIG domain-containing protein gives MKILILNRRLLSLMCLILSVAFITACNDDDDEVNSGEVQLLSFGPSGVKPGEEISFIGNNLDKVTSIELPGASVPSSAFLKQTAELITLNVPKETEEGLVTLKTAAGDIVSKTILSFEVPVIIKTVTAEAKPGTNVTITGEFLNWVDGVTFAPDTTVTKFVSQTMTELVVAVPVNAKTGKLVLYSGGTEPLSTETEKELVVTLPTITTLAPNPATKGKSLTITGTNLDLAEGVLFTGSAAAVTKFVSKSATQIVVTVPADAAKGKVSLITYSNVEVPSKDELKL, from the coding sequence ATGAAGATATTAATATTGAACAGGAGATTACTCTCTCTGATGTGCCTGATCCTGTCCGTTGCATTCATTACCGCGTGTAATGATGATGATGACGAAGTGAATTCCGGCGAAGTACAATTGCTCAGCTTTGGGCCATCGGGTGTTAAGCCAGGTGAAGAGATCAGTTTTATTGGAAATAATCTTGACAAAGTGACGTCCATTGAACTGCCCGGAGCCAGCGTACCGAGTTCTGCATTTTTAAAACAAACAGCGGAGCTGATCACGCTCAATGTTCCCAAGGAAACGGAGGAAGGGCTGGTTACATTGAAAACAGCAGCCGGGGACATTGTTTCGAAAACCATACTGAGCTTTGAAGTGCCGGTAATCATTAAAACGGTAACCGCGGAAGCTAAGCCGGGAACAAATGTGACCATTACGGGTGAATTTTTGAACTGGGTGGATGGCGTGACCTTTGCGCCGGATACCACTGTCACCAAATTCGTCAGCCAGACAATGACCGAACTGGTAGTGGCCGTACCAGTGAATGCAAAAACAGGTAAGCTTGTGTTGTACTCGGGCGGAACCGAACCTTTAAGTACGGAAACAGAAAAAGAACTCGTCGTTACATTGCCGACGATCACGACTTTGGCTCCCAACCCTGCCACGAAAGGAAAAAGCCTGACCATCACAGGTACTAACCTCGACCTGGCGGAAGGTGTGCTGTTTACCGGATCGGCCGCTGCAGTTACCAAATTCGTAAGCAAGTCGGCCACGCAGATTGTAGTGACGGTACCGGCAGACGCGGCCAAGGGCAAAGTTTCGCTGATCACCTATTCCAATGTAGAGGTGCCGTCGAAGGATGAATTGAAATTATAA
- a CDS encoding glycan-binding surface protein codes for MKFIYKSMLLLAVIIAMAAVTMSCQEEDLPNNGEPSIKYVRITDPASGDSLLVSAGQGSLIAIVGENLQGATEIWFNDQKASLTPTYITNKTILVSVPTMIPAVIDNKMKIIFSNGRTLEHAFKVKISEPLVSSMVSEYVPAGSVATIRGDYFYEPLTVTFAGGKKGTIVSIKDQEIQVTVPEDVQPGQITVTTNFGETKSDFWFADNRNIFLSSDPFTGWWNAAYVVTKPAAGDPVAINGNYIRVKKAIAGWNWMEVAGGPPDAMGAISKNIPDEAILKPADYNLKFEVNTVKPYNNNVLKISAGLSSGFDDTPYQWLPPYDTKGEWRTVVIPFEEVAGSYKSKLEVNKNGYYTRLLFHGGGDLDADISFDNFRIVPKVLRK; via the coding sequence ATGAAATTCATATATAAGTCAATGCTGCTGCTGGCAGTAATCATTGCCATGGCAGCTGTAACTATGTCTTGCCAGGAAGAGGACCTTCCGAACAATGGCGAGCCCAGTATCAAGTACGTCCGCATTACCGACCCGGCTTCCGGTGATTCGCTGCTGGTGAGCGCAGGGCAGGGCAGCCTGATAGCGATTGTAGGAGAAAATTTGCAAGGTGCGACCGAAATCTGGTTCAATGATCAGAAAGCGAGTTTGACACCTACTTACATTACCAATAAAACCATTCTTGTCAGCGTGCCTACCATGATCCCGGCTGTGATCGACAACAAAATGAAGATCATTTTTTCAAATGGCAGGACATTGGAACATGCTTTCAAGGTGAAGATCAGCGAGCCGCTTGTTTCGAGTATGGTCAGTGAGTACGTACCGGCGGGAAGTGTGGCCACCATCCGGGGAGATTACTTTTATGAGCCCTTAACAGTCACTTTTGCCGGGGGCAAAAAAGGAACGATCGTATCGATCAAAGACCAGGAAATACAAGTAACCGTTCCGGAAGACGTACAGCCTGGGCAGATTACCGTGACCACGAACTTCGGAGAGACTAAATCAGACTTTTGGTTTGCTGATAACCGTAACATTTTCCTGAGCAGTGATCCATTCACAGGCTGGTGGAATGCTGCGTATGTGGTAACCAAACCGGCGGCGGGCGATCCTGTCGCAATCAATGGCAATTATATCCGCGTTAAAAAAGCAATTGCAGGCTGGAACTGGATGGAAGTGGCTGGCGGGCCGCCCGATGCAATGGGCGCGATCAGCAAGAATATCCCGGACGAAGCAATATTGAAACCGGCTGACTATAACCTGAAATTTGAAGTAAATACTGTGAAGCCCTATAATAACAACGTGCTGAAAATCAGTGCCGGGCTGAGTAGTGGCTTTGATGACACGCCTTATCAATGGCTGCCGCCTTACGATACTAAGGGAGAATGGCGAACCGTGGTGATCCCGTTCGAGGAAGTGGCGGGAAGCTACAAATCAAAGCTGGAAGTGAACAAAAATGGCTACTATACCAGGCTGTTGTTCCATGGTGGCGGCGATCTGGATGCCGACATTTCATTCGATAATTTCAGGATCGTTCCCAAAGTCCTTCGTAAGTAA
- a CDS encoding RagB/SusD family nutrient uptake outer membrane protein, whose amino-acid sequence MKSYQKIYTWFAFILPVALLSACSEDFLERPPKDSIVDAGFYQTDDQVLASTALLYSKVWFDYNDKASYNLGDFRAGTAFSAWNDRGNVLFNTTGNTPENGSSWRSFFIVVGQSNLAIQNINKYAGPAVSPAIKKHAIAEARFMRALAYRFLVMNWGAVPVIENNLELLADTTVQRNTPESVWKFITSEMRQVAEDLPETPVRSGRITKWSAEGMLARFYLTRSGVEAGGSGNRNQAFLDSAKYYAERVITTSGASMVGKYSDLFLYPYDNNPESLFSLQWVYSPGAWGTQNSTPAYLAYSSDIANGDGWGGDKSATFWMMKQYEGIKQTSETVLQGRTLDQRLKATFMLPGASYPEITQTIPGGTQKLIFPFTGSDNNFLSIKKYITGKAADVGGQAAQQNYGNDTYMMRLAEMYLVYAEAVMGNAASTSDAKALAYFNKVHTRAGLSPVTGALTFDMIFKERIVEFAMEGMAWYDLVSLHYYNAAKAYAILNEQDRGLFFTKPDQFPDPTSWTFTKTSWVAVTDRMINANSGNFLLPIPSAELSQAPNLQKPAVDYYSK is encoded by the coding sequence ATGAAAAGTTATCAAAAAATATATACCTGGTTTGCATTCATACTGCCGGTCGCATTGCTGTCGGCTTGTTCGGAAGATTTCCTTGAAAGACCACCGAAAGACTCCATCGTAGATGCCGGTTTTTACCAGACGGACGATCAGGTGCTGGCCAGTACTGCATTGCTTTACAGTAAAGTATGGTTCGATTACAATGACAAGGCGTCGTACAATCTGGGCGATTTTCGTGCCGGAACAGCCTTTTCGGCTTGGAACGACAGAGGTAATGTGTTGTTCAACACCACTGGAAATACACCTGAGAATGGCTCGTCGTGGCGTTCATTTTTTATCGTGGTAGGGCAGTCCAATCTCGCGATCCAGAACATTAATAAATATGCCGGGCCAGCAGTTTCGCCTGCGATTAAAAAACATGCGATTGCCGAAGCAAGGTTTATGCGGGCATTGGCGTATCGATTTCTGGTGATGAACTGGGGCGCTGTGCCGGTCATTGAAAATAACCTGGAATTGCTGGCTGACACCACAGTGCAAAGAAATACGCCTGAAAGCGTATGGAAATTCATCACCAGCGAAATGCGCCAGGTAGCGGAAGATTTGCCGGAAACACCCGTTCGTTCAGGCCGCATTACCAAATGGTCGGCGGAAGGAATGCTGGCGAGGTTTTACCTGACGCGCTCAGGCGTGGAAGCAGGGGGCTCGGGTAACCGGAACCAGGCATTTTTGGACAGTGCGAAGTACTATGCCGAAAGGGTCATCACCACAAGTGGGGCTTCAATGGTGGGTAAGTACAGCGATTTGTTCCTATACCCTTACGACAACAATCCCGAGTCGTTATTCTCACTGCAATGGGTATACTCTCCCGGCGCCTGGGGAACGCAAAACTCAACACCAGCATACCTCGCGTATAGTTCCGATATCGCCAATGGCGACGGCTGGGGTGGAGACAAAAGTGCCACGTTCTGGATGATGAAGCAGTATGAGGGGATCAAGCAGACCTCTGAGACGGTATTGCAGGGAAGGACATTGGATCAAAGGTTAAAAGCGACATTCATGCTGCCCGGCGCGAGCTATCCCGAAATCACCCAGACGATTCCAGGCGGCACCCAGAAGCTGATCTTCCCTTTCACGGGTTCTGACAATAATTTCCTTTCCATCAAAAAATACATTACCGGAAAAGCAGCCGACGTGGGCGGGCAGGCAGCCCAGCAGAACTACGGCAATGATACATATATGATGCGTCTGGCTGAAATGTACCTGGTTTATGCTGAGGCTGTTATGGGCAATGCAGCCTCGACCAGTGATGCAAAAGCATTGGCCTATTTCAATAAGGTCCATACCCGCGCTGGCTTGTCACCGGTGACAGGTGCGCTTACTTTTGATATGATCTTCAAAGAGCGGATCGTCGAATTTGCAATGGAAGGAATGGCCTGGTACGACCTTGTGAGCCTGCATTATTACAATGCTGCCAAAGCTTACGCCATTCTGAATGAGCAGGACAGGGGACTTTTCTTTACCAAGCCCGATCAATTCCCGGACCCGACTTCATGGACATTTACCAAAACTTCGTGGGTAGCCGTGACGGACAGGATGATCAATGCCAACAGTGGTAATTTCCTGCTGCCGATCCCGTCGGCCGAGCTGAGCCAGGCGCCAAACCTGCAAAAACCTGCCGTTGATTATTATTCCAAGTAA
- a CDS encoding PAS domain-containing hybrid sensor histidine kinase/response regulator encodes MASKFTPASLEMVISGINAGIWDWEIQTGKQVWSDRLYELLGYQPEDITPGYGVFTEQLVHPDDRIVVTEAIKDQLENNVPYQVRVRLKTKKNGYRYFECRGTAKFENGRPELMVGSISDVHDLMMEKELAPKLDGVLQDLTERKIVEEKLSVIFQYSTDAHLLLDDTGIVDCNEAAVKMLRCKNKSELLSIHPARFSPEYQPDGRRSAEKSVEMDRIAYETGYNRFEWVHKKMDGEEFPVEVTLNPVLINNKKILLVVWHDISHRKRAEEAIRRNEAMLSESQQLTHSGSWEADLVTGQNYWSDEAFRIFGLEPDSSGPDTELFSKMIHPDDLHLYKSHIKDAINHLNPASFDLRIVLPDGKIKFIHAIGKPFVDQSGRVVKLYGAIMDIDTHKKTEAELIKAKEAAEMAAIAKSQFLSTMSHEIRTPMNAVIGFTHLLLQQDPKPEQMEFLNILKFSAENLLVLINDILDFSKIEAGKIEFEEVDFNILFLLENIRSGVLQKANEKGIRLKLMVDTELNLNVIGDPVRLGQIITNLVSNAVKFTEVGKVTLSASIAKRENETVTIDFKVEDTGIGIPKDKIDNIFESFTQATSDTTRKYGGSGLGLTITKKLLELQQSSIHVTSEQGKGSAFYFTMSFKISPKPLEEHTNGISKNTFSLKGMKLLIVEDNTINVFLMKNFMKQWEVEYDIAENGLIALQKVQETDYDLVLMDLQMPEMDGYEATARIRSLPEVKYATLPIIALTASAMLDIKDIAFTVGMNDYISKPFSPAELYAKISSYRN; translated from the coding sequence ATGGCATCCAAATTCACACCTGCTTCTTTGGAGATGGTCATTTCCGGCATCAACGCCGGAATATGGGATTGGGAAATTCAGACGGGCAAACAAGTCTGGTCGGACCGGCTATATGAATTACTGGGGTACCAGCCTGAGGACATCACACCTGGCTATGGCGTGTTCACCGAGCAGCTCGTACACCCCGACGACCGTATTGTTGTTACTGAGGCGATCAAGGATCAACTGGAAAATAATGTGCCCTACCAGGTACGGGTGCGGCTTAAAACAAAGAAAAACGGCTACCGCTATTTTGAATGCAGGGGCACGGCTAAGTTTGAAAACGGCAGACCTGAACTCATGGTAGGCTCTATTTCGGACGTGCACGATCTGATGATGGAAAAGGAACTCGCGCCAAAGCTGGATGGTGTGCTTCAAGATCTGACGGAGCGAAAAATCGTTGAGGAAAAGCTTAGTGTCATTTTTCAGTACTCCACCGACGCACATTTGCTGCTGGACGATACGGGCATTGTCGATTGCAACGAGGCAGCGGTGAAGATGTTGCGGTGCAAGAACAAGAGCGAGCTACTCTCTATTCACCCGGCCCGGTTTTCCCCGGAGTACCAGCCCGATGGCAGAAGATCAGCGGAAAAGTCAGTTGAGATGGATCGTATCGCCTACGAAACGGGTTACAACCGGTTTGAATGGGTCCATAAAAAAATGGATGGGGAGGAATTTCCGGTTGAGGTTACATTGAATCCTGTTCTGATCAATAACAAGAAAATATTGCTGGTCGTGTGGCACGATATCAGCCATAGAAAACGTGCCGAGGAGGCAATTCGCCGCAACGAAGCCATGCTCTCTGAATCACAGCAGCTTACCCACTCAGGAAGCTGGGAAGCTGACCTCGTTACCGGGCAGAACTACTGGTCGGACGAGGCTTTCAGGATATTCGGCCTGGAACCGGACAGCAGCGGACCTGATACCGAGCTGTTTTCAAAAATGATTCATCCGGATGACCTGCATCTGTACAAATCTCACATTAAGGATGCGATCAATCATCTTAATCCTGCGAGTTTCGACCTGCGAATTGTTTTGCCTGACGGTAAAATCAAGTTCATACACGCCATAGGCAAGCCTTTTGTGGACCAGTCGGGGCGGGTGGTGAAGCTATATGGTGCGATCATGGACATTGATACGCATAAAAAGACGGAAGCCGAGCTGATCAAAGCGAAGGAAGCAGCTGAAATGGCGGCGATCGCGAAGTCTCAGTTTCTTTCCACCATGAGTCATGAAATCCGCACACCGATGAACGCTGTGATCGGATTTACACACCTTCTTTTGCAGCAGGACCCCAAACCTGAGCAAATGGAGTTCCTGAATATCCTTAAATTTTCGGCAGAGAACCTGCTTGTACTGATCAATGACATTCTGGACTTCAGTAAGATTGAGGCTGGTAAAATTGAATTTGAAGAGGTCGATTTTAACATTCTTTTTTTACTCGAGAACATCCGCTCAGGCGTCCTTCAAAAAGCCAATGAAAAAGGGATCCGTCTAAAACTGATGGTGGATACCGAACTGAACCTGAATGTGATCGGTGACCCGGTGAGGCTCGGCCAGATAATAACAAACCTGGTGAGCAATGCAGTCAAATTTACCGAAGTCGGGAAAGTCACGCTTTCTGCATCGATCGCAAAGCGTGAAAACGAGACGGTTACCATTGATTTCAAGGTCGAAGATACTGGCATAGGTATTCCAAAGGATAAGATCGATAACATTTTTGAAAGCTTTACACAGGCGACTTCCGATACGACCCGAAAATACGGAGGCTCGGGTTTGGGGCTGACCATCACCAAAAAGCTGCTCGAATTGCAGCAAAGCAGCATTCATGTGACGAGCGAACAAGGAAAGGGTTCTGCTTTTTATTTTACGATGTCCTTCAAAATAAGCCCGAAACCGCTCGAAGAACATACCAATGGTATTTCGAAAAATACATTCAGCCTCAAAGGAATGAAACTGCTCATTGTGGAAGACAATACCATCAATGTCTTCCTGATGAAGAATTTCATGAAACAATGGGAGGTTGAATACGATATTGCCGAAAACGGGCTGATAGCTCTTCAAAAAGTTCAGGAAACGGACTACGACCTGGTCCTGATGGATTTGCAAATGCCCGAAATGGATGGTTACGAGGCTACTGCGAGAATCCGGAGCCTGCCAGAGGTTAAATATGCTACGCTTCCGATCATCGCACTCACTGCCTCGGCGATGCTGGACATTAAAGATATCGCTTTCACCGTCGGCATGAACGATTACATCAGCAAGCCTTTCAGCCCGGCAGAATTGTATGCCAAAATCTCCTCGTACAGGAACTGA
- a CDS encoding sensor histidine kinase, whose protein sequence is MSENTVAQTGYTVTHFTDDNGLPQNSVKSLAPDGEGYIWLATENGLARFDGHHFYYVDKSSLGITSSRFYMLLPSIQNNGKQAMELANCALYAATDGGEYVRIENGRAWNDSAYTDGRMKRVPFIREGDRNTFLAAGLPSYMSDIARPKHYVISVGYGTGNTYVIDSSSVSFYNDQKRLYKTPVAGKSFWKFFTMGRVLYHLDEGGTLSKITGNGISKVDISGDLIRDNGYDTHFDRLALYWNIASDQVYFYYRKKLYSVDKERNGRLATSLVLQDFDLESFNIYSVHRETKTGTLFLGSISDGLFVLTKHSFETLTHDGEDMDNVFYAQLDYSKNSVMTPTGIILGKDPVTGKTFSDKIPFLEKINQNDKRTLLRDKTGLVWVKAGDILYRLDMHLEKIVYEQNFGEEVKHLFEDSHGNIWIGLAQRLYFIDMAQPVPKPRQIQDNMRVTYFQEDREGKILAGTISGLYSFGANGQKNGLVPATKDLYIKSIYVDNEGRTWMVANQEGLLLYSNHKLVRFPLDKNKYLGRPHCIVEDNRGFFWIPTDKGLFQMAVEDLLNYAKLPVSELFYMYHSKGDGLRTNEFNGGCQPCGVKLESGYISLPSLKGLVWFSPDQITAKVPDGRFMLDRIQVNSSFLPTNGDTLTLPGDPVQTKFYFSTPYFGNVNNLNLSYALVKEGYAVRPTDWIPIPGSDFSITFSNLDPGTHRLIVRKINGFGKNNYTTRTILVIVPPVWYQNWWVRVLFLIGFLFVVYLYNSLRLRNISRENARLEEIVAKRTERLNRALSDIEASKNEMSKQIHMLSRLLASMTHDIQSPLNYIILTSGAIPAMVKKGEVETVAEIGQVISNSSQRMSDLLRGLLDYVKLHVYGNSVQFEDVNLKVLVENKFEIFRSVIALNGNQFLNELPDNLTVSSDYQMLAIMIHNLIDNATKFTSKGVIRVFSETDEQGQVRLMISNTGQGISDELMEVINSPDLDGNEDIMRPFGRKTGLGLLIVKEIAELIQVRLTLTQCPETCFVMTFPLM, encoded by the coding sequence ATGTCAGAAAATACTGTGGCCCAAACGGGTTACACAGTGACTCATTTTACTGATGATAATGGTTTGCCCCAGAACAGCGTCAAAAGTCTTGCGCCTGATGGAGAGGGATATATATGGCTGGCAACTGAGAACGGACTGGCGCGGTTTGACGGCCATCATTTTTACTATGTCGATAAGTCTTCCCTGGGCATTACCAGCAGCCGTTTTTATATGCTGTTACCGTCTATCCAGAACAATGGCAAGCAGGCAATGGAATTGGCAAACTGTGCATTGTACGCGGCGACGGACGGTGGCGAATATGTGCGGATCGAGAATGGAAGGGCGTGGAACGATTCGGCGTATACCGATGGAAGGATGAAGCGCGTTCCGTTTATCCGGGAAGGCGACCGGAATACGTTTTTGGCTGCGGGCCTGCCCAGCTACATGAGCGACATTGCCAGGCCGAAACATTATGTAATCTCAGTCGGATACGGAACCGGAAATACGTATGTGATCGACAGCTCCTCGGTGTCGTTTTACAATGATCAGAAGAGGTTATACAAAACACCTGTTGCCGGCAAGTCGTTCTGGAAATTCTTTACGATGGGCCGGGTGCTGTACCATCTGGACGAGGGTGGTACCCTGAGCAAGATCACGGGTAATGGTATTTCTAAGGTTGACATTTCCGGTGACCTCATTCGGGACAACGGATACGATACCCATTTTGACCGACTGGCCCTGTATTGGAACATTGCGAGCGATCAGGTCTATTTTTATTATCGTAAAAAACTGTATTCGGTCGATAAAGAGCGAAACGGAAGGCTCGCCACCAGTCTAGTACTGCAGGATTTTGACCTCGAAAGTTTCAATATATATTCCGTTCACCGTGAGACAAAGACCGGGACGTTATTCCTGGGCAGCATTTCGGATGGCCTTTTTGTATTGACGAAACATTCATTTGAAACGCTGACGCATGATGGCGAGGATATGGACAATGTCTTTTATGCCCAACTGGATTACAGTAAAAATTCTGTCATGACACCTACCGGGATCATTTTGGGAAAAGATCCAGTTACCGGAAAGACCTTTTCTGATAAGATTCCTTTTCTGGAAAAGATCAACCAGAATGATAAAAGAACCCTTTTGAGGGATAAGACCGGGCTGGTATGGGTCAAGGCAGGCGACATACTGTACCGGCTGGACATGCATCTTGAGAAGATTGTCTATGAACAGAATTTTGGTGAAGAGGTCAAACACCTTTTTGAGGATAGCCACGGAAACATCTGGATAGGACTTGCCCAGCGATTATATTTCATCGACATGGCGCAGCCTGTGCCTAAACCCAGGCAGATCCAGGACAACATGAGGGTAACCTACTTTCAGGAGGACCGTGAGGGGAAAATCCTGGCAGGAACAATCAGCGGACTTTACTCATTTGGGGCCAATGGCCAGAAGAACGGACTTGTACCGGCGACAAAGGATTTGTATATCAAGAGTATATATGTAGACAATGAAGGCCGTACATGGATGGTGGCCAATCAGGAAGGGTTGTTACTGTACAGTAATCATAAGCTGGTGCGCTTTCCGCTCGATAAAAACAAATATCTGGGCAGGCCGCATTGCATTGTGGAGGACAATAGGGGTTTTTTCTGGATACCGACGGACAAAGGATTGTTTCAGATGGCTGTGGAAGACTTACTGAACTATGCGAAATTGCCGGTTTCGGAATTGTTCTATATGTACCATTCGAAAGGCGACGGGTTACGGACGAATGAATTCAATGGCGGCTGCCAACCTTGCGGAGTAAAACTGGAAAGCGGGTACATTTCGCTGCCATCATTGAAGGGGTTGGTATGGTTTAGTCCTGATCAGATTACTGCCAAAGTTCCGGACGGACGCTTTATGCTAGACAGAATACAGGTAAACAGCAGCTTTCTGCCGACAAACGGTGACACACTAACACTTCCGGGCGACCCGGTGCAAACCAAGTTTTACTTTTCAACACCTTATTTTGGCAATGTAAATAACCTGAATCTGTCTTATGCTTTGGTGAAAGAAGGATATGCTGTCCGGCCGACAGACTGGATACCGATTCCAGGTTCAGATTTCAGCATTACCTTTTCGAATCTGGATCCCGGGACGCACAGGCTCATTGTGAGGAAGATAAATGGCTTTGGAAAAAATAACTACACGACCCGGACGATATTGGTCATTGTACCGCCTGTCTGGTATCAGAACTGGTGGGTGAGAGTGCTGTTTCTGATCGGGTTTTTGTTCGTCGTTTACCTCTATAATAGTTTACGGCTGAGAAATATTTCAAGGGAAAATGCGCGGCTGGAAGAGATCGTCGCCAAACGTACCGAGCGCCTCAACCGCGCACTCAGCGATATTGAAGCGTCTAAGAACGAAATGAGCAAACAGATACATATGCTGTCGAGGCTGCTGGCCTCCATGACACATGACATTCAGTCCCCGCTCAACTACATTATACTGACCTCCGGGGCGATACCTGCGATGGTCAAAAAAGGCGAGGTCGAGACGGTCGCAGAGATTGGGCAGGTTATTTCCAACTCGTCGCAGCGGATGAGCGATCTGCTGCGCGGCTTGCTGGATTATGTTAAGCTGCATGTGTACGGAAACAGTGTTCAATTTGAGGATGTTAACCTGAAAGTACTGGTTGAAAACAAATTTGAGATCTTTCGAAGCGTCATAGCGCTTAATGGGAACCAGTTTTTAAATGAATTACCCGACAACCTCACGGTATCATCAGACTATCAGATGCTTGCCATTATGATCCACAACCTCATTGACAACGCGACGAAATTCACCAGCAAAGGCGTTATCCGGGTTTTCTCCGAAACGGATGAGCAAGGTCAGGTAAGGCTTATGATCTCCAATACGGGCCAGGGTATATCCGATGAGCTGATGGAGGTTATCAATTCTCCTGACTTAGATGGAAACGAAGATATCATGAGGCCTTTCGGACGAAAAACAGGACTTGGCTTGCTGATTGTCAAAGAGATTGCGGAACTGATCCAGGTGCGGTTAACATTAACCCAATGCCCAGAAACGTGTTTTGTGATGACGTTCCCATTGATGTAA